The Triticum aestivum cultivar Chinese Spring chromosome 6D, IWGSC CS RefSeq v2.1, whole genome shotgun sequence genomic sequence agcaaaatttacaaacataaattttcgacttttttgcaaatctctcgagaatttgtaaaatgggcataatttttgcatacgaactcggataaaaagttttttatatgaaaaatcatctactcgaaaagttacatccgaatttaactggggaaccccgttaaacattttcaaaatcctcaaaaacctaacagaaaaaagttacggggcttttaagatctgaagaagcaaaaaaattcaaaaaaaaaacaaactcagtaatggcgcacctgcccatggtgcgccattactatcttcccgccttccaaattcaaaataaataaataaaagttagtaatggcgcacctgcccacggtgcgccattactatgccgtatatatggctgggcgggtcctctcctccactccacctctcctccactccatcacctcctctcctccactccatctccccttctctcctccaccatactccgctcctcctctccggcgacctcctcccccTCNNNNNNNNNNNNNNNNNNNNNNNNNNNNNNNNNNNNNNNNNNNNNNNNNNNNNNNNNNNNNNNNNNNNNNNNNNNNNNNNNNNNNNNNNNNNNNNNNNNNNNNNNNNNNNNNNNNNNNNNNNNNNNNNNNNNNNNNNNNNNNNNNNNNNNNNNNNNNNNNNNNNNNNNNNNNNNNNNNNNNNNNNNNNNNNNNNNNNNNNNNNNNNNNNNNNNNNNNNNNNNNNNNNNNNNNNNNNNNNNNNNNNNNNNNNNNNNNNNNNNNNNNNNNNNNNNNNNNNNNNNNNNNNNNNNNNNNNNNNNNNNNNNNNNNNNNNNNNNNNNNNNNNNNNNNNNNNNNNNNNNNNNNNtccggtgagctcctcctccctcctctcctcccctcccctcacggtttctccttcctcctcttcggtgaactcctcgccggcgacctcctcctcctctccggtgaactgctcctcctcctcctctccggtgacctcggccctcctctccggcaaaagaacacggcaaaagaacgtacaagatccaaaaacgagaacaaaatttgaaaaaaaaattcgtgaaaaaaaagcaaaaaaaaaaaacgagcaaaaaatgggcaaaaaaatcgcgatccagatccaaattcaaaattcaaaaatagcaatggcgcacggtgggggttagacggtgcgccactactattttcccgccttcaaaattcaaaaatactaatggcgcactgtgccctatactaatggcgcaccagtggcctatactaatggcgcaccagtgatgcgccattagtataccagatactaatggcgcaccagtggtgcgccattagtatttaatactagtggcgtggtactagtggcgcactagtagtgcgccattagtaggcaaaactggtgcgccactagtaggccttttcctagtagtgccatggTGAGATCCCGGAAAGAGCATGTAGGGAGGATGAGGTCAAACGTACGGGATGAAAAGATGAGTGGTTGGAATGCTTTGGCGGGGATAAGGATGGGGGGAGGAAGATCCGGTGCGTAGCCCCAGCAGTACCGCAGGTCACGTGGCGAGTGTTGGAGCCGGCTAGCTTGAAAAATGTTagcttttaaaaaaaatcaaaatttcaaaaaaaattacaaaGATCATAAAATATGTTCTAAAATTCAAAAAAGTTTAAGATATTAAAATTTTAGAATATTCATTAGTTTTATAAAATCATTATTTTTTTCCAAAAGAACGAAAGTTGTTTCCAAATTTTATAAAGAGTtctaaaattttaaaaaaaattcccaaATTTTCAGACAATATTTTTGCTCTTCAAAAagtgttcatgattttcaaaatatgttctaaaattttcaaaaaaatattcattaTTTTCTCGGAAAATATACTAAAAACCTGCTTGCTACAGGGTCGGGGTCGCTGCAGTGGTGGCATGCTATCAACCCGACCGCTAAATGGGTCGGACAGCCCGGACTCCTGTGCGATTTACCGTCAATTTGTTGAAAAAGGCGTAagtttttttttagcatttaaaaaggcGTAAGTAAGGGCTCCCATGCAACCATGGGCGTGTCTATAAAGAGTGCGTCTATATCTCACTTTTAGCCAGCGAGAAAAATGTGTCACCTACAACAAAGATGTATTTGGCTATGCCTAGCATGCAACAAGAGACATACACATGCTGTGAGCTTAAGCAGATGGATGGAAAGCAGCGGGGACATACGTGGTGTAGGACGGaggagagggggcggcggtggctgggCAAATGGAAGGAAAGTAGTGGGGATGGCGACGCTGCAACACCCATATGCTAAGAGCATCTTTAACAGGCGCGCAATCTCAGCAGCGTGCTGGAAAAAACGTTTTTTTTGTGCGTGCATCCGAAACCGGCACTCCAACAGATGCATAAAAAACACGCGTGCGGTATAATGGGTTCAGCGTGTGGAGGAAAACGGCATCGCGCGCCGCTTATCTCGTGCGCCCGGTCTCGCACGCTGGACAGCGACGACTCGCGCGCGACTTCCACCAACCGCCAGATGCAGGCGCTGACACCGCTGCCCACACCTTTCCCATTTGCTCCGGCGACCCGTCGGCGCTTCTCCCGCCTATCCCCGCGCGCCGCCACTGCTTCCTCCACCCCCTCTCGTCGCCACCGCCCCTCAAGGGCGCCATtcctccgacgaacagcgcccggCCACCCACTGTCGCCTGGCgcccacaaggtgtttgacaaaacgcttgcaaggtatgtattgcttcaacttcatatttttatagatgaatttggtgcatgttgtttgtagttttaTAAACTAGTTTAAATTCaatattgtagatgagttcgtcctaCGATTCTTCCGACGAAGAATTTGATATTCAAGAGGAGGAGgaccttgcaatgatcctagctatgcacgtCAATAAAaagccgaagcacggtggttccgtCTTCGGTCGTCAGAAAATTTGAAGGGATAAGATCGATGCAGACAACAGATTGACGAGGCACTATtttgtggagaatcccacataccccgagtcgTACTTTCGGCGCTATTTTAGGATGAGCATCGAGTTGTTCAaccgcattgcagagaaactagcgagccatgatcggttttttcagcaaaggaggaatgccgcctaAGAACTCAGGCATAGCACCTTTTCAAAAGGTGACAGCCGCTTTACGTATGTTGGCGTACGGTATTCTGGCTGTTCAAGTTGATCaccacttggccatgggtgagagtcaagccatcaagtgtgtcaagcgcttcgcagtcggaattgtgcaagtgtttcgTCCGGAGTATTTGAGAGCTCCCAATGTTGAAGACACCGGAAGacttttggagatgaacaaagctcgcgggttcccaggtatgcttggctcagtagattgcatgcattggagttgaaAGAACTGTCCTAAGGCATGACAtggacaattccacgacaagaaaAGGAGtcccactataatccttgaagcagtggccgatcaggagacttggatttggcatgtaTTTTTTTGAATGCCTGGATTTTTGAATGACATCAACGTTCTTAATCGGTCACCActcatgaataagattgcaaatggtgaaacTACACCAGTGGAGTTTGTAGCAAACGgtcgtacatacaactatggctactatcttgcggatgACATCTATCgaaagtggcaaacatttgtgaagccgttgaaaaaaccggaaggtaagaaaaatcttgatttccacaatgctcaggcggcggctagaaaatatgtagagagagcttttgggattttgcaagcccagtTTGCTATTGTAAGACAACCGGCTAGATTATAGGATCAAAAAAATCCTTTGGTACATCAtgaacgcttgtgtgatcatgcataatatgatcatcgagaatgagtgtTGGCAAGATTTAGACTAttctcagtatgagctcttgggacgtCCCGTGCGAGTGAGGAGGAGGGCTGCGACGGTGGCTCaatttgttgcctcctatcatgccattcgacgtgcCGAAATGCATGATGATCTTCAAAAGGATATAATCGAGGAGTGCTGGGCATGAAATGGCCGACAAAACTAGTgatattgtattgttgaactatttgttgtattggaagataaactatttgttgtattgaaagATAAACTATTTGTTTAAATTGTaataaattgaactatttattgttgatttttATGTGTTTGATCTTCTTGGTTCTATTTCGAGTGTGAAATATTGTTTGTGCTGGGCGCGAGCGCCGTATATTTACCGCGCCTGCTGAAGCTGCTCTCGTGCGCCATCTTTTGCAGCGGTCATTGGAGTCGCGCAAGAAAAACTATTTCGACGCTGTAAAAAAGTTTTAGCGCGCTGGGCGGTTGctcgtctgttggagatgctctgacgGGTCTTTTGCGGGAgccactagttaacgagcgctccttcgagagcctcgcaacgatcagcgccacttggtgcgctctcagccattcgccatgtgtcgcgctctgggcgctccctccagatttttatttttttatttttccgcacgcgttttcggctattTAAACGGTTTTTTCTGGGGGTTTTTTGACGTTTtgattttccaccggtcttccttagcttttcggtAAAAAAATCGTCATTTTTTTCCTGCGAAAAACGCTTTTtgtttcctttcgcgagagtcacggttttgcttccgcgagaggcacggctgtgctttcgcaagagtcacggccgtgcctctcgaaaacgaaaaaaaacgcgttttctgttttttccttccgcgataggcacggttgtgctttcgcgagagtcacggtcgtgcctcttggaAATGACAAaaggcgttttctgtttttttcctttcgcgagagtcacggttttgcttccgcgagaggcacgggtgtactttcacgagagtcacggccgtgcctctcggaaacgaaaaaaacgcgttttctgtttttttcctttcgcgagagtcacggccgtgcctctcggtaacgaaaaaaacgcgttttctgggttttttttcttccacgagagtctcggttttgcttccgcgagaggcacgggtgtgctttcgcgagagtcatggccgtgcctcctcggaaacgaaaaaaaaaacgtgttttctcttcttcttttttttccttttgcgagtgtcacggtttttcttctgcgagagacacggttgtgattttgtgagaggcacgggcgtgcctctttcagaaagggaaaaaaacCCATGTTTCCGGTGTGGTTTTTTCGTCCGATTTTTTTCgtggaaaaaaagttcgtcaaaacctatcaacatgggatctagttttgaagatctcgacgcgagaaaaCCAACgatgaaagcggttcgagatttggacgcacggttggagagataaaacgttttgaataaacgaatctacgaaagaAGGAATAACTTCCTGGTTACAACAAGTGGCACGCTGCATATGCGTCACTTGTCGTAACCTGGggagttggagtgatctttgcaacgagttcTCTCAACCCATGATTCCCGTCTTTTGCCCACCTACGAATCTGCATCAACCAAAAGAGTTCCGATTTTTCAATGGGAATAGCGGCCCGAAGATGATATACAACCCATGCAAGTATTGATAAAGGCATCTAACGGCCAGGAACACCTAAAACAGCAGATCTAATGGCCAAAATTGCTTCGTGCCCTAAGATGCTGGATTAGTACACAGGACGACAGCGTACAACGCCCAGTGAAACTTTTATTGTGGACAATTGTAAAACATACCTTTGTGGCTCTTGTGTATGCTTATGGTTTTGTATTACAAAAGTATCTCCGCAAATTTTTTAAATGTTCATTTTAATATAAAAAAGTATTAACGTATTTTTTTTAATAATGTTCAAGTTATTAGAAGAGGTGTTAAACATTTAAAATAGTTCATATAACTAAAAAAATATTCACGTGTTTAACTTTTCAACGTGTTCACACATTTTTAAAAAATCTAAGTTTTAGAATGTGTTCAATGTTTTGAAAAAAAACTTACAGTTTTATAAAAGTGTTCACATATTGTTCCCAGTCAAAAAAAGTGTTCACATATTTTGAAATACCTTAATGTAAATTTTAAAAAGTATTCAcatatatttttgaagaaatattcaCACATTTAAAAAAGATCTACACATTTCAAAAATGTTCGTGTAAACTTAAAAAGTACTCACATATTTTTGAACTAATGTTCTGTAATATTTCCAAATGTTcacacattaaaaaaatgttacaaaCAGTTCATGCATTTTTTATTAAATTTCATGTAATCTTCCTCCCCCGACCGCCCAAAATGTTtttataaaagaaaaacagaaatagAAGATAGACCAAAAAATGGCAAAGAAAAGGATAAAAGAAACAAAATGAGATAAAACAAATAAATATACCTAAAAACACAGAAAATCAGAAAAAGGTCAAGAGGCAGATAACTAATATCTCccgagaaaaaaaggaagaaaaaacaccGCTACTGGGCCGCGAGCGAAGTTCGGAACACTAGAGGCGAGTGTAGTGTATGTCTCGCACTAAGCTAGATATAGCCTTTGCGCAAAACCATGTCGGTCATGCTAAGCACTACACTCACACtactttgattcaaaggaattatATTCGATAGATTTGGACCGTTAGAAATTTTCTCATGGGAATCATTTTTGCTCCATTTTCAATGAAAAATTCCACGCACTCAAATCTTGTACTAGAAATCCTATGTTTTCTCCATGTTCTATCAAACACTCCTCCATCGAAATTCCTGTAGCTTTCTAATCCTATAAGATACAAGATATTCCTGCCTTTTTTCTATTCCTGTATTTTGAGTATCCACCATCAATCACTTCTCTCTCCTTACACACACTTTGATGCTTCTCTGGATATATATCTCGCCTAGAGATAACCACACGCCACACAGTTCAGCTTAGCATCATAAGTTGTATGACCACATGAAACGTCACTCAAGAATGGAGATGTCTGTCTGCAAGATGGTAGTCGTGATGATCACAATCGTGGACATGAAGGAGCAACAGGCGGTAATGCTGGcccgaaagagagagagagagtcattcTCAATGACATATGTGAGTATTGTTGCCTTGGATTGATGATATTGTACACCCGCAAAAAAGGATTGATGATATTGTCGAAAATAAGGCCATACAAGGCCAAAACCGAGTTTGAGCAAGGAATACTGACATTACACAAAGCTACCTAGTATTGGCAGTTTAAAATAGAATCACACCAAATATTAGTTGAGGGATGAAAGATATACGTGATAAATTGAAATACGGAAAACGCATTTGTCTCGATAGAAAGAGTGAATTCCACATTTTACCCCTAGATATGCATTTGTGACACTAATTACCCCATCGAGTGGAAATTCTTCTAGAACACCTCTTTTAGAAGCTTTGGACCCTTGTTTTCTGATGTGTGTCCATTAGGCAAGGTGTGAGGTGACGCTTGGGGTCCAAAAATATCTGGACGACAACGAGGAATGCAACAGATAGGCAAGAGAAGTCCGGACATGATCGCCAATGATGCCCTCCGTTCTTTACACAACTTTTTGCGAATCATTGACGTAACATGTCGGTCCTATCTAACATAAACACGCAAAATGCAAAACTACGGTAAACCCGTGTTTAAAGTCTCTAAAATCTGATATTTCGATGGAAGTTCCACTAAATGGGGTAATATGTGTCACAAATGTACAACTAGAGGGTAAAAAGTAGAATTCACTTCAATAGAAAATGCATCGTGGGTCAATAATCATCCACATTTTCCAAACTATAAATGCAAGTTGCACGTGGCGTGTACATGATTTGGCTTAAAATGAAAGTTTTAAAACATGTAACATGTATTTAGTATCATAATGTTCTTTAATCCCTTGACTACTTCTCATAAAataaaatagttaagggcctctttAATTCACATGATTCTTAAGAAATCATGAATAGAAAAAAATGTAAGATTAGAGTGTCATGCCCTCTTGAATCCTACAGAGTTAGAAGAACTACAAGAAGTAGGATGAAGGAGTGTTTGATATGCCTGATAGCATAGGAAAAGCAATGAAGCTTTAtgaagaggtttgagtggatgggtaTTTTCCTCTCAAATATAGAATACAAATGAATCTTACGGAAATTCTGAAGGATTTCAATCATGTGAATCAAACTAATAGCACAAAAAGGTTCCTAAGTATTTAAATCGTCCAAAAATTCTGCAAGATTGCTTTGAATCAAAGGATCCCTGAAACTGTTTGATGCTTGCTTTTGTCCTTATTACTGTCAAGTCTACGGTCTCAAGGAGTAATCATCTAAAAAAGTctcatatttctttacagaggagtACTTAACTAGTAGTACGTGCAGGATACAGCGTATAACATACACAGGAATGGACACGTTGCATATACTGGTGTGCTATGTTCTGCTTAATTACACTTACGATTTCCTCGGGGAAACCGATGAATATCAGTTGTAGTCTCCGCGTCGCCCTGGCGCGGTCGGTAGCTTCTGCTCCTGGACGATGAGTCGGGCCGGGAGCGGCCGGCCGGTGCCAGAGCCTCCGCAGCTGCGGCAGCGCTTGCGGCCGGACCCAGAGCACGTCCCGCAGCCGACGTCGCCGTCGGACCAACGGCTGCAGAGGCACTCCTCCCGGCCGGTGCCGCTGCACGTGGAGCAACGGGGCCGCGCGTCCCACCTGGACGCCGCCGGCAGCCCGTCGCCCGATCCCCGGCTCGCCATCGCCACGCCCGCCAGCATCCCGAGCCCCGCCGACGCGATCACGACGGGCGAAACCATCTTTGCCGAAAAACCAATCCAAGAATCTCCCGGAAACGGCGAAGTAGGAGTGGAAGGAGGAGCTGTACTTCTTGGCTTTGCTGGTGCTGTTAGGAGTGGAAGAAGAAGAGATTTGGATGGGTGTGTGGACGAGAGGTTGTGCCAATCTGTTGTTTTTGCGGACGGGGTGCGTCGATTTGTAGGATTTTTTCACGGGTTGTAGCCTTGTAGGAAGGTGGGTGTTGGGATAGTTTCGCTTGGCAGTTTGGAGGGTAGCGGAGGCGGGGAAGGGAAGGCGTGCCCGCCTCGTTACCTTTGCTTGCCTGCTTGGTCTGCATCCGTCGGCTACTCTTCTATGCTTAGGCGTTTCGATTGCGGTTTCGTGTGCGCTGCAAGCTGCTTGGCGGCTTGCCGGTTCCCTTTTCCTCTTCCATGCTACGAAACGAATTCGAAGCTACGCACAGGATTTTTCCTCTGCAACTGTTTTACTATCTGGATCATGTAAGTAGGCGAAGATTTGTAGACGATTCTCTAAATTAATTGCAAGATTTCATTTACTTAGGACATCTCTAACGGACTCCCCCTTTCGTCCTATTTGTTCGGTCCGGAAATATCATCTAATGGGCTCTGAAAATATCATCCAATGAGCTCTGGATAGTCCGGACTGTCCGGTATTCCCAGTCCCGCCTCAAATTGAGGGAAGAAATAGGGTAGTTTGAACTGTCCTCCATGTCGGATCGAACAGTCCGGTCCCATGTAGAAAACTTATCGGAACCCCTTTCCCGTCCCACACTCCACCACTCCTCCTCTGCTCTCTACCTCCACTAGAGAACCCCGACTCCTCCGCCGCACCTACCTCGAACACCGCCCAGGGCTTGCCCGACTTTCGTCGCCCCACTTGCCGTCAATCGTCGGATCCCTACGCTGCCCAGAACcctcctgtaacaccccggatgtaactttccatatttgtaacttcaACTCttaccattttcggctatgtgttatgatattcccttcgtggtcgagttttgtctttcgttttgcattttgttcatgtcatgcattgcatatcatgtcatcatgtgcatctcatttgcatacgtgttcgtctcatgcgtccgagcattttccccgttgtccgttttgcaatccgacactcccacatgcaccggcgcatccctcttgtctcttttcgtgagcgggtgttaaacgttctcggaatggaccgaggtttatcaaatggccttggtacaccaccggtagaccacctgtcaagtttcgttccatttagaggtcgtttgacgcttcaacggttaaccgggtaaccgcaaaggccttttgtgtgttgcagccaaacacccctccaaacagcacaataacccatctaagcaccctccatgctctcggtcattcgatcatgatcgtgtgggcaaaaaccgcactccatttggagtctcctagctccctctagctataaatatgtgttTCCCCCGGATTTTACGCGCAgtcaaaccctagcccgctccctctccgccgccggacgcgtccgtcccgtgccggacgaacccgccgccgcagcccgcatgAGCCGACACGTGGCGAgtcgcgcccacttcgccgccgccgccgccgaccaccgccgcctNNNNNNNNNNNNNNNNNNNNNNNNNNNNNNNNNNNNNNNNNNNNNNNNNNNNNNNNNNNNNNNNNNNNNNNNNNNNNNNNNNNNNNNNNNNNNNNNNNNNNNNNNNNNNNNNNNNNNNNNNNNNNNNNNNNNNNNNNNNNNNNNNNNNNNNNNNNNNNNNNNNNNNNNNNNNNNNNNNNNNNNNNNNNNNNNNNNNNNNNNNNNNNNNNNNNNNNNNNNNNNNNNNNNNNNNNNNNNNNNNNNNNNNNNNNNNNNNNNNNNNNNNNNNNNNNNNNNNNNNNNNNNNNNNNNNNNNNNNNNNNNNNNNNNNNNNNNNNNNNNNNNNNNNNNNNNNNNNNNNNNNNNNNNNNNNNNNNNNNNNNNNNNNNNNNNGCCGCGTCCGTCGCGCcggcgcccgtccccgccgccgtcctcgccgcccagCGCCTCCACGCCGACCGGTGCCGCCTCCTCCGACGGACTCCGGCATCCTCCTctccatctccggcgagatccagccCCCCCGGCATCCGTGCCATAGTCAACCCCAGATCCGCGAGGTAAAATTCCTCCAAGTCCCCGGATTTGTAATATTATGTGCCTctattcattgcatcatatctccttgcatattgtcccg encodes the following:
- the LOC123145670 gene encoding uncharacterized protein, with the translated sequence MVSPVVIASAGLGMLAGVAMASRGSGDGLPAASRWDARPRCSTCSGTGREECLCSRWSDGDVGCGTCSGSGRKRCRSCGGSGTGRPLPARLIVQEQKLPTAPGRRGDYN